The Bacteroidia bacterium genome includes a window with the following:
- a CDS encoding OmpA family protein, producing MKRFVPVLIALSIAKLESAQQLHSIGAPVNTTHTEYAPAISPDDKTIIFQSSRQGGVYKLYESKYDEKTKKWSEPKYLSNINNFFESKTYIFGPCLSYDGNYLYFCTDEKGMGAMDIWVSRRKGKEWTTPTNLGPPINTEGYDGFPAISADGKALYFMRDNKSSNNKTNSGLECYELYVSYKQPDGSWGEPQKLPPPVNLGCERIPRIMPDGKTLYFASYRPGGKGDLDIYKSVLGPDGKWSNPQALDFMNTSGPDNTGSINAACDKMYIASKAGNNWDIFYVGIPPEYRPATTNIVVEGTIADSTTQKPVPAKIQVADLETKEILIEQENNAHDGTYMVVVPTGKDYEITVSAKGYFFNSMEINAKEITTYQEIDKDIKLEKLKKDKPVPLNHIYFDFDSYKLKPESYIELDKVVRLMQENPEIRIELSAHTDDRGKDDYNMILSNNRAKAAAEYIISKGIDKNRIVPRGYGETKPIVPNTTDENRAINRRVEFKIL from the coding sequence ATGAAACGTTTTGTTCCTGTATTGATAGCATTGAGCATAGCTAAACTTGAATCAGCCCAACAGTTACATTCTATTGGCGCCCCTGTTAACACTACACACACAGAATATGCTCCTGCTATCAGCCCCGATGACAAAACTATTATTTTTCAAAGCAGCCGACAAGGGGGAGTGTACAAACTCTACGAATCTAAATACGACGAAAAAACTAAAAAATGGTCTGAACCTAAATACTTATCCAACATTAACAATTTTTTTGAAAGCAAAACCTACATATTCGGACCTTGCTTGAGCTATGACGGCAATTACTTGTACTTCTGCACAGATGAAAAAGGTATGGGCGCTATGGATATATGGGTCTCTCGTAGAAAAGGCAAAGAATGGACAACACCAACAAATTTAGGTCCTCCTATAAATACAGAAGGCTACGACGGCTTTCCTGCCATTTCTGCGGATGGAAAAGCACTCTACTTTATGCGAGATAACAAGTCAAGCAATAATAAAACTAACTCAGGATTAGAATGTTATGAATTATATGTATCCTACAAGCAGCCTGATGGTTCTTGGGGTGAACCTCAAAAATTACCTCCACCTGTTAATTTAGGTTGTGAACGTATACCGCGCATCATGCCTGATGGAAAAACGCTTTATTTTGCTTCTTATAGACCTGGTGGTAAAGGGGACTTAGATATCTACAAATCTGTATTAGGTCCAGATGGAAAATGGAGTAATCCCCAAGCACTTGACTTTATGAACACTAGTGGACCTGATAACACAGGTTCAATCAACGCAGCATGCGATAAAATGTACATTGCTTCAAAAGCAGGTAACAATTGGGATATCTTTTACGTAGGTATCCCCCCTGAATACCGCCCTGCTACTACAAACATTGTTGTAGAAGGCACTATTGCAGATAGTACCACTCAAAAGCCTGTTCCCGCTAAAATACAAGTAGCCGACTTAGAAACCAAAGAAATTCTCATAGAGCAAGAAAACAATGCTCACGACGGTACTTACATGGTAGTAGTGCCAACTGGCAAGGACTACGAAATTACAGTTTCTGCCAAAGGCTACTTTTTTAACTCAATGGAAATAAACGCAAAAGAAATTACTACTTACCAAGAAATAGACAAAGATATCAAATTGGAAAAACTCAAAAAAGATAAGCCCGTTCCCCTCAATCACATATATTTTGATTTTGACTCTTACAAACTCAAGCCCGAGTCTTACATTGAATTAGACAAAGTAGTTCGTTTGATGCAAGAAAATCCTGAAATTAGAATAGAACTAAGCGCTCATACTGATGATAGGGGAAAAGATGACTACAATATGATTCTTTCAAATAATCGCGCTAAGGCTGCAGCAGAATACATTATCTCCAAAGGGATAGATAAAAATCGGATTGTGCCTCGCGGCTACGGAGAAACTAAACCTATCGTACCCAATACTACTGATGAAAATAGAGCCATCAATCGTAGAGTAGAGTTTAAGATCTTGTAG